A genome region from Brassica oleracea var. oleracea cultivar TO1000 chromosome C2, BOL, whole genome shotgun sequence includes the following:
- the LOC106326626 gene encoding uncharacterized protein LOC106326626, which translates to MEGRRRKRRNVILYEESDEEEKETERKRKKDDDETPPKEVKPDVVQPVGEPVKITGRGNGRRTHYRQFECNGKRYELEESVMMNPEGNILNPYIAIIKDITQKQDGRMMILGQWFYRQEEAKKKGGGNWETNDTRELFYSFHRDEVPAESVMHRCPVNFVPAHKQLRRKKGFIVRKVYDTDDMKVRELTDKVYEDARQHEIDLFVEKSVLRLGDLPDLETEQEDAEKAKGSAQKVNITPVDVRKEEATFPSSSEYHSILQKFDSLTDDAHRNKCLAKLLEAVRNICSNAGDEANVGSDVLKDESFLWPDAAVYPVCALEMALNVSLASDYSKYNQRIRTLVFNLKNTALLARRLLNGQLEPEKILNMSPTELKAGLTNGETEKNEPDDAERMQMTDVRCLRCSQIKVCLRDIFQTGHGDRYQLECIACGNSWYASRDEVSILDVDTEQPARGRCSEAIEKNLTSPREAEKKAAEYSLKTTNESNADNNPKATKKPE; encoded by the exons ATGGAGGGAAGGAGGAGGAAGCGTAGGAATGTAATCCTGTACGAAGAGTCTGATGAGGAAGAGAAGGAGACAGAGAGAAAGAGAAAGAAAGATGACGACGAAACGCCACCGAAGGAAGTGAAGCCCGATGTCGTGCAACCGGTTGGTGAGCCGGTTAAAATTACGGGTAGAGGAAATGGGAGAAGAACCCATTACAGGCAGTTCGAGTGCAACGGTAAAAGATACGAGCTG GAGGAATCGGTGATGATGAATCCAGAAGGCAATATTCTAAATCCTTATATTGCCATTATCAAG GATATTACCCAAAAACAAGATGGAAGAATGATGATTCTGGGACAGTGGTTTTATCGTCAAGAAGAAGCAAAGAAAAAGGGTGGTGGAAACTGGGAAACAAATGATACACGAGAACTGTTCTACAGTTTCCATCGTGATGAGGTCCCCGCAGAGTCTGTGATGCATAGATGCCCGGTGAATTTTGTTCCAGCTCATAAGCAACTTCGGAGAAAAAAAGGTTTTATCGTGCGGAAGGTGTATGATACTGATGATATGAAGGTGCGGGAGTTGACTGATAAGGTCTATGAAGATGCAAGACAACATGAAATCGACCTCTTTGTGGAAAAGTCTGTGTTGCGATTGGGTGATCTTCCTGACCTTGAAACTGAGCAAGAAGATGCAGAGAAGGCTAAAGGATCTGCCCAGAAAGTAAACATAACTCCTGTTGATGTTAGAAAGGAGGAAGCTACCTTTCCTAGCTCATCAGAGTATCATTCTATCTTACAAAAGTTTGATTCACTAACAGATGATGCTCATCGTAACAAGTGTTTGGCGAAGCTTCTGGAAGCAGTCCGGAACATATGCTCTAACGCTGGTGATGAAGCAAATGTGGGTTCAGATGTATTAAAG GATGAGAGTTTTCTCTGGCCAGATGCTGCTGTTTATCCCGTGTGTGCCCTTGAGATGGCTTTAAATGTTTCTCTTGCATCAGATTATTCTAAATACAATCAGAGGATAAGGACATTGGTATTCAATCTCAAG AACACTGCACTGCTGGCTAGACGACTGCTCAATGGCCAGCTAGAACCTGAAAAGATTTTGAACATGTCACCCACTGAGTTAAAG GCGGGTCTAACTAATGGGGAAACAGAAAAGAATGAGCCTGATGATGCGGAACGAATGCAG ATGACTGATGTAAGATGCTTGAGATGCAGTCAAATTAAAGTTTGTCTGAGGGATATCTTTCAAACTGGGCATGGAGATCGCTATCAG CTGGAGTGTATTGCCTGTGGAAATTCCTGGTACGCCTCAAGGGATGAGGTATCAATTCTTGATGTAGACACTGAACAACCTGCCCGAGGTAGATGCAGTGAAGCCATTGAGAAGAATTTAACCAGTCCTCGTGAAGCTGAGAAGAAAGCGGCAGAATATTCCTTGAAGACAACCAATGAATCAAATGCAGACAACAATCCTAAAGCCACCAAGAAACCTGAGTGA